CAACGTTGCGGACTGGATTTTGTACATGAGTTATGAAGGCGGGACCCGTAGCGCGAATAACGGTGCGGATGGTGCCGCAAACGTCTTTGACATCCCTGGACTGAGTTTCGGAAACAGGGGTGGCCCCGCAGTCCCCACCGATATGGGCGAAAAATACCTTCCGTCACTCGTTGAGTTTCAATCTGACCGTCCATGGCACCTTGAACAGTTCGATGGCACTGATTGGGAAGTGACCGCCTTTGCTGTTTCAAACAACGATGCCAATTCAGCCGACCCAGCGGTTGCTGTTAATACAACCTATGGCGGCATCATCGCTGCTATGTGGCAAAAAGCGCAACCCGAGTGGGAGGGTGATGACCCACGGGCAAGTGGCGTTATTGAATTTATCGCCAATTGGCTGATGGAAAACGGAAGTATCGCCACCCCAGTAGAACCCCAAGACAAAATAGCGACGGTCTGGGGTAAAATCAAATCTGATCGCTAATTGTCTCTCTGACAACGTGTCTAACAATAACTGGAATGGCACCTTAACGTGCCATTCCAGAAACAACTCACATACTGATGTAAACCTAAAAGGAGGTATTGTACATCATGAAAAAAGTCTATTTGGGTATAACCCTATTGGCGCTCTTTAGTTTTGTGGCTGTAGCTTCAGCCAACAATTTGGCCTTCTATTCAGGACCCACCAACCCGGGTTGGATTTCCGATAAAGCCGTTCGAGAAAACGTTAAAGTCATTACAGACGACCCAGGGATCAAATCCCTCTTTGATAATATTGAGGATTTCGGAGATGGTGATGAAGTGGGTGATGATTCACCCCTTGCGAAGTGGACTGTTGAACATACCGGTAACGGACAACAGGATGTTATCATCCTTGCGTGTGGAACGTGTCCGAGCGGACTGTATGAGTTCCCAAACAAAGATGCCGACGGCTCCAATGTAGAGAACTTCATTGAAGAAGGCAACATTGTCATTAATGTCGCCGACTGGATCTTCTATATGAGTTACGAAGGCGGTGTCCGCAGCCCAAATAACGGTCCTACAGGCGCAGCGAATGTATTTGACATTAATGGACTTACTTTCGGGGCGCGAGTGGGTGGTATGAAACCAACGGATCTCGGCAAAGAATACATTCCATCGATGAAACCCTTCAACTCTGATCGGCCTTGGCACGTAGAGCAATTTAAAGGCTCAGATTGGGATCTCGTCATCTTTGGTGAGGCTGACAAAAATAACGCCGATCCGGCTGTCGCTATCAGCAAGTCACCGGGTAAAGATGGCACCGGTATGATTGCCGCCATGTGGCAGGCCGCCAAACCCGAATGGCCCGACAAACCCGATATCCGCGGTATCGGCGTCGCTGAATTCATCAATAACTGGCTTTCAGAAAACGCGGCCTTCAACGTTGAAGCCAAAAACAAGTTAGCGACAACTTGGGGTTCAATCAAACAGGTTCGCTAATTTCGCATGCTTTATCGTCGAGATAGTTCTTACTTCTTGACCCCTTCTACAAGAAAATGCCTCTCTACCGTCCGAACGGTGCAGAGGCATTTTCTTCTTCTCCGTTTGCCAATTTCTTTATTAGGATCGCTCCTATCTCGCTACGAACGATAACTGCTTCGGAGGTACTTCTGATGAAATACTTTGCCTCAACACTTTTCTCCGCTATCATCTTAGTCCTGTTGTGTCAGCATCTTTGTCCAATCTTTGCAAATGCTGCTACCACTGCCCCAATTGTTTTTACATCAACCCGCGATGGGAATCAGGAAATCTACGTCATGAATTCCAATGGGACCAGAGAGATTAATTTAACTCGGAACCGTGCTGCTGATCTCGATCCTACCTGGTCGCCGGATGGAGAACAGATACTATTTGTCTCAAATCGTGATGGAGTGCGTGATCTCTACTTAATGGATGCAGACGGAGATAATGTCCAGCGTGTCTTTCAGAGATCCGGACACAGAGAACAACCAACATGGTCTCCCGATGGAAAAATGATTGCTTATGCAGTCCCTGAAGAGAATGCTATAATGGTTGCATCAATAACAGGACACTCCGAGAAGCACTTGGCATGGATAGATTGGGGGCGCGCAAATCCGGCGTGGTCACCAGACGGTTCAGAAATAGCTTATGATTGGAAAGGCGGTGGAAAGATTCGACTGATTAACCTGAATACCGACAGCATAAGAGTGTTTCTTGAAGGGAGAAGATTCGTGATGTGGCAGCCAACCTGGTCCCCTACTGGAGACAAACTCGCTTTTGCCGCCCTTAAATGGCCGAAAAATCACGTGGGTCCGCTGAGAGTAGATGATAAACTGACGCTTTACGTTGCGGATCGAGATGGAGCTGGGGTAAAACACCTTGTCAAAGAACCGATTGTTAACCATCCAACTTGGTCTTCAGACGGCAGTGAGATTCTCTATGAAAAGCGCGTTGACAATCGAAGACAACTCTTTAAGGTTGATTCGGAACGTGGAAAACCTCGACAACTCACTCGCAGCGGGGAGAACTACCTGGCAGATTGGATCAATAGTCCAGGATTGCCTGTTGAACCGACAAACGCTACATCAACGACTGTGTGGGGAAAGATGAAGCAGCAGTAGTATTACTATTGTAGATATTAGAATGACCGATACACTATAGGCAGATGCGATTGGAAAATACCACATACTATGGACAGATGACTGGGACAGTTGAAAACCTCGCTCATCTATTTAACAGAAGCATGCTATTTAGGGGACGTAGCTTTCATTTTGCTCCACGTCGTTGTTAATAAATGCGGTTGCGGTGAAACAGGCAAGGCAAACGCTGGATCAAACCAATCTCCGACATAATGCCAGAATCCTGGAGGGGTGAGTTGGACGGGCACTCCGTCCACCAAAGAGACTTTGAACATTTGCAGGTCATCGTTCTTATCAAAAGCATGATAAAGAAGCGTGTTGGCATCCGGAGACCAACTCGGTTCCACAGCGCGACCGACATCTTTGTTAATGACCTGTCGAACCCCCGTGCCGTCACGATTGACAATGTAAATGGTTTCTGTATTATGATTTCCAGGGACTTTGTTCCAGGAAAACGCAAATTTGTCTCCCGTTGGAGACCATGCTACATGCCGGACCCAGTCAGGTGCCTTGGGCGGAAAGAAAAATTTATGTTTCCCCGTTTTCACATTGAGGATACTAACACGCTTTGGATCTCGCGGCCCACCCTCAATAAAGGCTATCTCTGTGCCATCCGGCGACCACGACGGTTGACTCCCTATTACCACGCGTTCCTCTTTTTTCCCATTTATTGGCGCAATATAGATATAATTTATCCCTTGCTCCCAGCGCGTGTAAGCAATCTGTTTTCCATCAGGGGACCATTCTGCGGATCTCCTATCCCTCGATTTGGCAAAAATTCGTCGCACATTAAAGCCATCAGCGTCCATTAGATACAAATCCCAACTCAATCGAGACCGATCGCGATCGGATTTAAAAAGAATCTGCTCCCCCGTCGGCGACCATCTGGGACCGACATCCATTGCGGGATGATGAGTGATTCTCTCCATCCCACTACCGTCGGGGTTTATCAGATAGATATCCCTATTCTTATTGCGTGCTGTCATGAACGCTATTTTAGGGGTTGTAGGTGCTTGTGCCAAAATCGGATAAACGCTCGTGCCGAACAGTATCAGACAGAGAATACAAAGAATGTGTGTGCGTTTCATAGTAAATTCCTCCAGGGTTCAAAACCAAAATGGAATTTCCAAAGTCCCTATTGCTTAATCACGTGTGCCGCTTGCCTGAATCGGCGACAAGCTATTGCGTGCCTGTCTATGGTTGCTGCTACCGGATATGGCTATAAAGTTTGGCAAGCCGCTCTGGTGAGACTTTCAGGAAATATAGGAGCGTTATCAACCAGTTGTTTAATGTCGTTCGGATGATACCCCGCGCTTCCCAGCGTCTGGCGGATAAATGGATGTGTGGAACAATGAGCGTCGTTTTACCGAGTTTTCGCAATCCTTTTGAAAATTCCATCTCTTCCAGAACCGGGACATCTGGAAAACCACCGATTTTCTCAAAGGTGGCGCGTGCTAAAAAAATGCCGCTATCCCCATAAAATACCTTTAGGTATTTGCCTCGGATGTTCCCTGCTATTTCAATCAGACGATAGAGGATACATTTGCCATCGATCTTCTGACGGAATCCACCCCCGATGTAACCTGCCGACAGTGCGGCTTCGACTGCCACCAATGCACCGGTTTCGAGCCAGACATCCGCATGCAGGAAAAGCAGGATATCGCCTGTTGCTGCCGCTGCACCTGCGTTCAGCTGCTTTGCCCTTCCACGCGCCGATGTTAGCACCTCTCCGTATCCCTTCGCAATACAGACAGAACTATCGCTGCTTCCACCATCTACGATGATTAGCTCATGAGGTCCCAATTCAGGCTGAAGTTGGGAGAGTGTTTTGCCCAGAATCTTTGCTTCGTTCAGAATCGGTATAATGACCGATATTTTTCGCGATTTCGCCATGTCCGAACCTGACCGAAGTTTATAGTAGTGAAGAAAACTCTTAAAAACTGTTCAAATCCCCAGTCGCGCTGGAATTAACCAAACACCATTGTGGAACATTATCCTGCAAGCCCACACGCGGCTTGCACAGGAAACAATGCCCAGATTCCCATAGTTAGAAAAGTTGATTGAGCGCAAGTATCGGAAAGACGGACGCATAAATCGGATCCGCATAACCGCCGATGATCTCCCAATAGATGCCCACGCACTGTTCGGGCCATGAACCGTCTTCTCGCTGGTGTTTGAGCAGAAACGCTGTCCCTCGCTCAGCAGCGGAGTTTTCGGAATTCGCGAGCAGGAGGGCATACGTGCTCCAAGCTGTCTGTTCCACTGTGCTTTCAGTGGGATTCCCGAACATATCTTCTCCCCATCCGCCATCCGCATTCTGGGTGCGTTCGAGCCATTCAATACCCCGCTGGACTTCAGGGACATTTTTCAATCCAGCCTTGACGAGTGCTATGATAGCGCAGGCGGTGCCATACGTATCTTTTGCTAACCAGAGGTCTCGCCAATACCCATCTCGATGAATTTGTTTCCGAAGATAGTGGATTCCAGCGTTCATCGCACTCTGACCATCGGGTATATCGGGAATATCGCTCTGATCAACCGCGAGCAGTGCCTCAATGGCATGTGCTGTGATACTCACGCACCCCACATCGCCTTGTCCGGGTTGATATGTACTCCAACTCCCATCGCGGCTTTGCTGTGTCTTTAACCATGCGATGCCACGCTGAACTGCTCCCTCTAAAGCCTCACGATTGATAGGGGCATCCACGAGAAGTGAGCGAATCAGTGCCAGGGTGCCGAGTGCGGTATCATCAGCGTCGCTTGGCAGTGTGCTGTCGCCTAATCCTGAGAACGCCCACCCGCCGTCTTCATTTTGATGGGTGACGAGCCACTGCGCGGCGCGTTTCACTTTATCTGTCAGTTCATCTGTAACCGGGGTTTGTAATCCCAATCCATTGTGTGTCGCGTATACATCTGTGAGGGTGATGATGCTCAACGCTGTGTCCCATACATTCAGGTTCAATGCCTCTCGGCATCCGCCATCAGGATTCCGCGTGGTTTGGAGCCAACCGATCCCGCGTTCGATAAACGCTGCGGTCTCTTCATCAGCTTCCCATTTTTCTTGGAGCTCCATCAGTGCCAAAACAGAGAGGGCAGTAATGTAGTTCACTCGAAACCAACTCCCATCGCTGAGGACATGCGTTTTTAACCATTCCGTGAGGGAGGCTATCATTTCAGGACGTCTTGCTGTGTTTAGTTCAATCATAATGAAGACCGGCACGAGTGTATGCCGTTCAGCAATGAAGAGGGCATCGAACAGTGGTGTGTTGAAAAGCGCGACAGGCGGCACTCGGTGTCTCGGCGGTTTCAACCGACTGCCAAGCAGCGGAATCTTCGTGAGTTGCCGTGCGAGTTTCATGAGAGGGAGGGCATTTTCCGAGAGGGTCAGCTCGTTCCAATCGAATCGATTAAAAGCGGCATACGCCAATTTGATTAAAGCGAGGTGCGGTGGAAATTTCGGGACAGATGTCAGCAGTTTTTGGAGGTCGGTATCGGGTGAACGCTGATGGGTTTGTTCCAGTATTAATTGAACAAATCGGGTGGCTTCTGCATTTGAGACATTTGCGGTATCTAATCCCCATCCGCCATCTTCGTTCTGGTTTGCGATGAACCATTCAATGAGCGCCGGATCTGGGGTTTTGCCTTGGATGAGCTCAATCCAAGCATACGCGCAGGTCGGAAATGTGCTTGAGGAGAGTTGTCCCTCAAAGTTTCCGTCTTTGGAGTGTTGTGTCAGTAAACAAGCAGTGCCGCGTGTTAGCGCGGATTTAATTTCCTTTTTCATATTCTCCCTACTATATCGGGATGCGGTTTTATAGTAAAATCCATAATTACTTTTACACTTTGCATCAGCGAGGTTAGGAAACCTCGCCTCCCGGGGGCAGAACGGTTTAGACCGCTGCTAAGGCGTTCTCCAGCTGTTCTACTGCTTCAATAGCATCCTCAAGTTCTTTTCTGTAAATATTCGCAAAAGTAGCGTGACTGAGTTCGTTTAGAATAAATTTTCGCGCCCATTCAATTTTGTCAACGACCCTTAAATCTAAAAGGAGAAGTCCATCTTCGTCCTTTTCCATTTTTATGGGTATCCAGAAGTCCTCACTTCTCAAATCTCTCGGATTTTCGCGGTACTTGATAGCAAGATCCTTTTTCTCACAATATTGCTTGATTACAGCTTCAAACGCCGTGCGAACATAGATTGCACAGGCTTTGTAATCATTGGCATCAAGATATTCCTTCGCTTTTTCAAGGTATGCCTTATCTTCTGCATAGACCGGAATTTCGTATGCATCGGTTTGGGAGAAATAGAATTCAACGGCTTTCCATTTTCCACTACGGGAGGGGCGTTGTTTGGCGATTTCATACCACGCCTTATCGTAAGTCGTCAAAAAGATCTGGTGGTCTGGAAAGTAGTCGTTCAGAATGTCGAGTACCGGTAGACGGTTTGACATGTCCAAACCTATCAGAACATCGTCAAGGGCAAGAATTTTCATGCCCTCTTTTGGTTCTGGCAAGCATAAGATTGACGAAAGATAGATAGCAATAGCAATTGCTGACAACTTTGCCTCGTTCAGGAAGCGATGATGTGCAGATATATCTGTATCAAAAAATTCAACTTTTAAGAGAATCTCTTGGTTGTCAAGTGTTTTCTCATCTTGGTTGTATGCGACTCTCTGAAAATCTAAGTCAAGTTCGACCTTATATCCAAACTTGTTGAGAATTTCGGATGCCTTTGGACGCAGCTCTGCTAATCTGTTTGTTAGTTCATCGTTAAAAAAGTTTATCCGTCCCTCAAGAGCTGCTATTTGGGTTTTCGCGCCTCTGCGGGGAAATGGCGGCTGAATAATATTCCAATCCTCGGCAAGGGTTCTTTCCGTCACGGGGTTGATGGTATTTGCTAACAATGTCTTAACCAATAAATCAAACAGATTTACTGTGTCGTTTTCACGATGGAGGTAGTGTGTTTCCAACAGCGACTTGTAGTCCAGAAAACCCTTCGCTTTTGACGTTTCACTAATCAGTTCGTCAGTTATTTCTTTAACATCTCTTGACCACTCGTAGGTATTTTTCTCTTGTTGAGACTCTGAAAGAAAACGAAGTTTGATATGACCAGGATCCTCGGTAAAGATGTTCTGATGGGTTTCAAACGCTCGGTTTCTGTTATCCTCGCTATTTTCGGGCACACTGGATTCAAGAAAATACTTTAGGGCGAGATATAGTGACGATTTTCCGCTCCCATTTTCTCCATAAACAAGTAAGTTTTTCCCTGCATTATGAAGATTGATATGATAGATTTGCGGAAAAGCTCTAAAGTTTTTGATCTCAATATTGGTTATTTTCACAGTTTTCCCTGAATGATGCGGACAGGTTTTATACTATCCAAATAATAAAGGTGGCGTCGGACAAGATGCATCCTGTCATATAACAGTTCAAAGATGTCCCGGAAAGCGGACATTTTATCACTCTGAATCTCCTCAATCGATGGCAACCCTTCGTCCAATAACGGTTTCAAGAAAACTTTATTGCTCTTATGAAGTTCCGCAGGTAGGTAAGCCTCATAAACCAATCCATCAATAACGCGCTCAAAGTATCCGAGCATTATGCGGTCGCGGGCATACTTCAAATCCTTGCTGTTTATCTCCGGTTGCTGCTGTAGATAGATCAGATAATCAACGATTTTAGCGATGAGTGCTTTGTGGACCGGCGTGATGTCAGGAATCGGAATCTGTTGGAGATACCCACTCCGCGCCCGAAGCGGATCAATCGTCAATTGGTTCGACACCTGCGAATAAAACCACTCTACAGTCCGAGAATTAAGGAGACCACAGAGCCATGTCTCCTCAGTAGGGATAAGGTAGGCGGTTTTGCCGTAATAATAACCGGCAGTATCAACAGCGAAAGTCTGATGATCATAGGTATCTGGGCAGACCAGTTTGGGTTGCGAAAAACGTTCTGTATCCTTAAGAGATGCTTGAAGTTCATACCATTTCTGTTTGCCTTTTCTTTTACTCAGCGGCTTTCTATGTTTTTCCAGATATTCCAAGATGGCAGGGTAATCGTTGATTGCTATTCCACGATGTGCAAAAATTAACCACTGCTGCGGTGTGTCAACATGCCAACGTCTTATATCCTCTCCATGCAAAAACGGCTTCAAAATATCAATGGATGAAGGGTGTTCCACAATGAGTCTGTCGCGTGTCGCTTTGTCTACAATGAACGCTTCAGTCGGTGATGTATTGAGACCGAAAGCAGGTTTCGTTTTGACATACGTGCCTAATGTTATCCGACTCACATTGCGAAGCTGCTCGCGTAAATTCACGACATTCGGTGATTCAATAGGGGTGCCCCCGACATCCAATACCTTTTGTGTCTTGGGGTAACGGGTCCGCCGACGTTGTGTTAGTAAAAGTGTGATGTCTTTCGGTAATTTAACACGGTGTCGCCGCTCATAAGTCTCAACGTTTTTGTATGAGTTATGAAACGCAGCAATGACATCCATACCCATACGTTTTGCAGTCATTAGATCAACTTTGGCTTTATCCCATTCTTTAAGACGTAACCATGATTCCCCGCGATTATAATAGGCTATACTATCTTCTGAGTCCAGTTCTACAGCCCTTGTATAATCCTCAATAGCACGGTTAACTTTACCTTTTATAAAATAGACTCTACCGCGATTGGTATAAGCAGCAACACCTGCTGGATTCAGGTCTATTGCTTTGGTATAGGCAGTGATTGCTCGATCATATTCCTCTTTGTTAGCATAAGCAGAGCCAAGATTACCATAGGCACCTGCATGATTAGGATCAAGTTCTATAGCTTTGTTGGAGTCTCTAATAGCGAGGTCAACTTCGCCTTTCTTACCATAGGCAGCACCGCGATTGTAATAGGCTTCTGCATAATCTACTTTTCGTCTTATTGCTTCATTATAATCTTTGATGGCTCGGCCAAGATCACCGTTTAGGTCGTGAGAAAGTCCACGATTGTTGTAGACTAAGACATGATCCGGGTACAGTTCTATGGCTCTGCTATAGTCTTCGATTGCTGTCCTATATTTACCTTTGTGATGTTTAGCCACACCGCGATTGATATAAGCATCTGCAAAATTTGGATTTAGTTCTATCGCCTTGTTGTAATTCTTGATTGCCCGATCAAAATCAAATATATTTCCATAAACAAGTCCGCGATTGTTGTAGAGCCCAGCATCTTGTGGATTTAGTTTAATTGCTGTTGTGAAATCCTTGATCGCTTTCGCATGTTCACCATTATTGGCGTAGGCAGCACCCCGATTGTTATATGTGCCAGCATGACGTGGATTCAGGGCAGCCGCCTTATTATAATTTTCTATGGCGATTTCAAACTCATTTTGTAGGTAGTATGCAGTACCGCGGTTGCAATAGGCTTCGACATGGTTTGCATCAAGTTCTATCGCTTTGTTAAAGTCCTCAATAGCAAAACCATATTTTCCCTTTTCGGCGTGAATGATTCCACTGTTATTGTATGTAGCGGCACTATCTTGTTTGCTGGATGGCGTATTGTTAGCGTAAGCAACGCTAAAGATGTTGGAAATATGGGTAAATCCCTGATTCGGTTCTTGCATGGCTTTTTCTCCGCAATACAATTTATTTCGGAGTAATGATACCACGCCAAAAGAATAGATGTCAATCGAATTCGGAGGTGTGAGCCCCAATTAACCCCCCAAGAGGCACATAGATTGGAAATGCCATGCTTTCTATAGACATATCGCTTTGCTCAAGTGTAATCCGCGAAACCTGTGTAATTCGCGATTCAGACACTTTATTTTCCCTTCAAATTCCCCGCCTTCCTTAAATTTTCAAATTTTTAAATCTTCATTGCTCCTTTGAAAAATTAATGATACAATGTAAGCATGAAACACCTTTTGAAAAACACGGAAGTCCTTGCCCTATGCCAAAACAAAACTTCAACGAAAAACTGATCGCACGCCTCAAAAAAAATCCCGACTTCCTTGACGAATCAGGCGAACTCCTCCCCGCCGCAGTCAAAGACCACGCATGGAAACTCGACCCTAACCTCATCAGGCTACTGCTTTCCGATCCAGCGATAAAATCAACCTTCTTTGACGAAATTGACGGACATTGGGTGTTCAACCACAACACCTTTATTGACTACATCAACGAAAAGAACTTCCTTGCCAATTCCTACACCCAATTCCGCAACAAAATCGGCTTGGACATTGACGGAAAATTCTTACGCGAACGCGGCGAGGTTTCACTCGTCTGGCCCTACAAAGATTGCGTGCTTGAAGGCGGACAGACAAAGGAAGCGGAAAAGCGTAAAGAGATTTTCTTCAACGAAATCCTCGCACAAGACGAAATTGACCACCTGTTTGATCCGAAGGCACTTACCAACTGGAAACGCCACACCGTCGCAGGTGAACAAGACGTAACCGAGATCAAGCGCGACAACAACGGCACGATACGCGAAAACTTTATCATCAAAGGCAACAACCTGATCGCACTCCACACACTCAAACAGCAATTCCGTGGACAGATCAAACTGATTTACATCGATCCACCATATAACACCGGAAGTGATAGTTTCGGCTACAATGATAGTTTTAACCGTTCCAGTTGGCTGACGTTTATGAAAAACCGGTTGGAAGTAGCAAAGGAACTATTAACAGACGATGGCGTGTTCTTTGCCAGTTGTGATGACAATGAACATGCATATTTGAAAGTTTTAATGGACGAAATTTTTGGAAATAAAAATTTTGTCACCAATTTTGTAGTCATTCGGGCAGAAGGCGGTGGACTTGCTAAACAAGTGGTAAAAGGGCATGACTACTTATTGACTTATGCAAAAAACATCGAAAAATTTGAACCCTTGAGAAAGCCTAAAGATATCAGAGGCAAGATCGTTGAAAAAGATGGTAAGAAATACTGGATTGAAGAAGACTGGTTGAGAATAGAATTCGGAAAATATGGGACTTGTTATTATGAAGATATTGAGAAAATTAAAGGAAAAGCCAAAAAAGATGAAATTGACAAAGGCATAGAAGCCGGTCAGTACATCCTTTTGAATAAGGGAAAAAATAAAACAATTGTCGGGAGATATAGAGCATTAGACGAAGATGGTTCAAAGTTTTATTCTGTTTTAAAACACCTTAATGCAGATGGTAAGAATGAACTGAAAGATCTTATGGGTGAAGATATTTTTGCTTTTCCAAAGCCAACTGCATTGCTAAAAAAAATCATATTCGGTGCTACTTTTTTTCAAAAAGATAAAGATGCCATTATTCTCGACTTTCACGCTGGTTCAGGAACTACCGCACATGCCGTTTTAGAATTGAACAAGCAAGACAATGGAAATCGGCAATTTATTTTGGTAGAACAGATGGATTATGTTGAAAGTGTTACCATGCCTCGCGTGAAAAAAGTTATAGAAAAGCAAGGTGGCGGCGATTTTATCTATTGTGAATTGATGCAATACAACCAAGCCTACATGGACAAAATCCAAGCTGCACAATCTTCCGCAGAACTCGTTGCCCTCTGGCGGGACATCGCCCAAAACTCCTTCCTAAACTGGTATGTCAATGCTGAAACGCCACAAGAGGCGATGGACGATTTCAACGCCATTGACGATCTTGAGGCACAAAAACATCTATTGGCAGAATTGCTGGATAAAAATCAACTCTATGTCAACCTCTCCGAAATGGAGGATGCAGATTTTGCTGTGAGTGCGGAAGATAAGGCGTTGAATAGGGCGTTTTATAGCGATTCTTCGTAGCGCAAACTTTTAGTTTTCATGCTAATATGCACAAACTGTATGAAGTGTAAAAAAATAATTCGGTAATATTGTGATTTATGTTGTCCTCCAACCCAAGGAGGTATTCTCTCATGGCAAAACACCATAAACTTGAGTTGAGTGCGTCCGAAATCCATGCTCTCATTGCGCTTCGAGATAAAGGCGCACCTGCGTATCTGCGAGAACGTGCGACAGCGATGTTGAAAATCCATGAAGGCTATTCACCAC
The sequence above is drawn from the Candidatus Poribacteria bacterium genome and encodes:
- a CDS encoding glycosyltransferase, encoding MAKSRKISVIIPILNEAKILGKTLSQLQPELGPHELIIVDGGSSDSSVCIAKGYGEVLTSARGRAKQLNAGAAAATGDILLFLHADVWLETGALVAVEAALSAGYIGGGFRQKIDGKCILYRLIEIAGNIRGKYLKVFYGDSGIFLARATFEKIGGFPDVPVLEEMEFSKGLRKLGKTTLIVPHIHLSARRWEARGIIRTTLNNWLITLLYFLKVSPERLAKLYSHIR
- a CDS encoding ATP-binding protein; translated protein: MKITNIEIKNFRAFPQIYHINLHNAGKNLLVYGENGSGKSSLYLALKYFLESSVPENSEDNRNRAFETHQNIFTEDPGHIKLRFLSESQQEKNTYEWSRDVKEITDELISETSKAKGFLDYKSLLETHYLHRENDTVNLFDLLVKTLLANTINPVTERTLAEDWNIIQPPFPRRGAKTQIAALEGRINFFNDELTNRLAELRPKASEILNKFGYKVELDLDFQRVAYNQDEKTLDNQEILLKVEFFDTDISAHHRFLNEAKLSAIAIAIYLSSILCLPEPKEGMKILALDDVLIGLDMSNRLPVLDILNDYFPDHQIFLTTYDKAWYEIAKQRPSRSGKWKAVEFYFSQTDAYEIPVYAEDKAYLEKAKEYLDANDYKACAIYVRTAFEAVIKQYCEKKDLAIKYRENPRDLRSEDFWIPIKMEKDEDGLLLLDLRVVDKIEWARKFILNELSHATFANIYRKELEDAIEAVEQLENALAAV
- a CDS encoding tetratricopeptide repeat protein gives rise to the protein MQEPNQGFTHISNIFSVAYANNTPSSKQDSAATYNNSGIIHAEKGKYGFAIEDFNKAIELDANHVEAYCNRGTAYYLQNEFEIAIENYNKAAALNPRHAGTYNNRGAAYANNGEHAKAIKDFTTAIKLNPQDAGLYNNRGLVYGNIFDFDRAIKNYNKAIELNPNFADAYINRGVAKHHKGKYRTAIEDYSRAIELYPDHVLVYNNRGLSHDLNGDLGRAIKDYNEAIRRKVDYAEAYYNRGAAYGKKGEVDLAIRDSNKAIELDPNHAGAYGNLGSAYANKEEYDRAITAYTKAIDLNPAGVAAYTNRGRVYFIKGKVNRAIEDYTRAVELDSEDSIAYYNRGESWLRLKEWDKAKVDLMTAKRMGMDVIAAFHNSYKNVETYERRHRVKLPKDITLLLTQRRRTRYPKTQKVLDVGGTPIESPNVVNLREQLRNVSRITLGTYVKTKPAFGLNTSPTEAFIVDKATRDRLIVEHPSSIDILKPFLHGEDIRRWHVDTPQQWLIFAHRGIAINDYPAILEYLEKHRKPLSKRKGKQKWYELQASLKDTERFSQPKLVCPDTYDHQTFAVDTAGYYYGKTAYLIPTEETWLCGLLNSRTVEWFYSQVSNQLTIDPLRARSGYLQQIPIPDITPVHKALIAKIVDYLIYLQQQPEINSKDLKYARDRIMLGYFERVIDGLVYEAYLPAELHKSNKVFLKPLLDEGLPSIEEIQSDKMSAFRDIFELLYDRMHLVRRHLYYLDSIKPVRIIQGKL
- a CDS encoding site-specific DNA-methyltransferase, translating into MIQCKHETPFEKHGSPCPMPKQNFNEKLIARLKKNPDFLDESGELLPAAVKDHAWKLDPNLIRLLLSDPAIKSTFFDEIDGHWVFNHNTFIDYINEKNFLANSYTQFRNKIGLDIDGKFLRERGEVSLVWPYKDCVLEGGQTKEAEKRKEIFFNEILAQDEIDHLFDPKALTNWKRHTVAGEQDVTEIKRDNNGTIRENFIIKGNNLIALHTLKQQFRGQIKLIYIDPPYNTGSDSFGYNDSFNRSSWLTFMKNRLEVAKELLTDDGVFFASCDDNEHAYLKVLMDEIFGNKNFVTNFVVIRAEGGGLAKQVVKGHDYLLTYAKNIEKFEPLRKPKDIRGKIVEKDGKKYWIEEDWLRIEFGKYGTCYYEDIEKIKGKAKKDEIDKGIEAGQYILLNKGKNKTIVGRYRALDEDGSKFYSVLKHLNADGKNELKDLMGEDIFAFPKPTALLKKIIFGATFFQKDKDAIILDFHAGSGTTAHAVLELNKQDNGNRQFILVEQMDYVESVTMPRVKKVIEKQGGGDFIYCELMQYNQAYMDKIQAAQSSAELVALWRDIAQNSFLNWYVNAETPQEAMDDFNAIDDLEAQKHLLAELLDKNQLYVNLSEMEDADFAVSAEDKALNRAFYSDSS